In one window of Negativicutes bacterium DNA:
- a CDS encoding V-type ATP synthase subunit C, whose amino-acid sequence MAVSQDSKFAYAVGRIRVLEMKLLDQAKMQRMLEAKTPEEAFHVLAETEYADLVAMAKDPHQFELVTTGEIRRVYELIRKMLPKEPLTDLFCVKYDMHNLKVLLKAEYQAKNFDHLLMDVGLVPVELMKYVARGETVPGVPERYLKAAADARLAFAASQDPKVIDTILDRELYSSLTGIAQKNHYDFYAKIIIDQIDLSNLRSMIRAKRMGRDKEFLNESLLPGGVIPMSQYLDLLDAEWDQIITGFAHTAHAALVREGIVDFLAVGQLTLLEKLIDDKIMQQVKQAKVLSLGPEPVIGYLMAKETEVRNIRIIMVGKLNDVATAVIRERLRDSYV is encoded by the coding sequence ATGGCTGTGTCACAGGACTCTAAGTTTGCGTATGCCGTCGGACGAATCCGGGTGCTGGAAATGAAACTCCTGGATCAGGCCAAAATGCAGCGAATGCTGGAAGCCAAAACCCCGGAAGAGGCTTTTCATGTTTTGGCGGAAACCGAATACGCAGACCTGGTGGCGATGGCCAAGGATCCGCACCAGTTTGAATTGGTCACCACGGGTGAAATTCGCAGAGTTTACGAACTCATTCGTAAAATGCTGCCCAAAGAACCGCTGACCGATTTATTTTGTGTCAAATATGACATGCACAATCTCAAAGTTTTATTAAAAGCCGAGTATCAGGCAAAGAACTTCGATCATCTTCTGATGGACGTGGGTTTGGTACCGGTTGAATTGATGAAATACGTTGCCCGGGGTGAAACAGTCCCGGGCGTGCCGGAACGTTATCTCAAAGCGGCAGCCGATGCGCGTCTTGCCTTTGCAGCCAGCCAGGATCCCAAGGTGATTGACACCATCCTGGATCGGGAACTCTACAGTTCCTTAACCGGCATAGCCCAAAAGAATCACTACGATTTCTACGCCAAAATCATCATCGATCAAATCGATCTTTCTAACCTGCGCAGCATGATCCGCGCCAAACGGATGGGCAGAGACAAAGAGTTCCTCAACGAGTCGCTGCTGCCCGGCGGGGTAATCCCCATGTCCCAGTATCTGGATTTGCTTGATGCGGAATGGGATCAGATCATCACAGGCTTTGCCCATACGGCGCATGCCGCATTGGTCCGGGAAGGCATTGTCGATTTTCTCGCCGTGGGGCAGCTGACTCTGCTGGAAAAACTGATCGACGATAAAATTATGCAGCAGGTCAAGCAGGCCAAAGTCTTATCGCTCGGGCCGGAGCCGGTCATCGGCTACCTGATGGCGAAAGAAACGGAAGTCCGCAACATCCGCATCATCATGGTAGGCAAACTCAATGATGTTGCGACCGCTGTCATCCGCGAAAGGCTGCGTGATAGTTATGTATAA
- a CDS encoding V-type ATP synthase subunit E yields MSLESILSKIILDGQTEGSRLISEAQVRAAAIRQQGQDEAEIRRQQILQQANREADEYELPLLSIAKLEARKSRLLAQQEVIQGAFDRAQAELRSLPQEESQALLKQLLLEAAVTGNEEIMVEEQDRKLYSPSFLAKVNLALMMSGRKPGLKLSEQTAITGGGFILRAEDIEINATYPALIKEIRDELEPQVVKILFGQNE; encoded by the coding sequence ATGTCCTTAGAAAGTATTTTAAGCAAAATCATCCTCGACGGTCAGACAGAAGGCTCCCGACTGATTTCCGAAGCCCAGGTGCGCGCAGCAGCGATCCGGCAGCAGGGACAGGATGAAGCAGAAATCCGCCGTCAGCAAATCCTGCAGCAAGCAAATCGCGAGGCGGACGAATACGAGCTGCCTCTCTTATCCATTGCCAAATTGGAAGCCCGCAAAAGCAGGCTCTTGGCGCAGCAGGAAGTGATTCAGGGTGCCTTTGACCGGGCACAAGCCGAACTGCGCAGCTTACCTCAGGAAGAGAGCCAGGCCTTGCTGAAACAACTCTTATTGGAAGCAGCCGTCACCGGCAACGAAGAAATTATGGTAGAAGAGCAGGACCGTAAGCTCTACAGCCCGTCTTTTTTAGCCAAAGTAAATCTGGCGCTGATGATGAGCGGCCGTAAACCCGGCTTAAAGCTGTCGGAACAAACCGCCATCACCGGCGGTGGTTTTATCCTGAGAGCGGAAGACATTGAAATCAACGCCACTTATCCGGCTTTGATCAAAGAGATCCGCGACGAACTGGAACCGCAAGTGGTTAAAATTCTCTTCGGTCAAAACGAATAA
- a CDS encoding V-type ATP synthase subunit F, which produces MLRPLSSAKGCVIVMYKIGLIGDRDTIMGFRALGLDTYEVITREDTAAALQSVMKEDYALIFMTERTYALVPDLLREFRERSLPVINIIPDNRGNLGLGMKRMRSMVEKAVGADILFKEEGK; this is translated from the coding sequence ATGTTGCGACCGCTGTCATCCGCGAAAGGCTGCGTGATAGTTATGTATAAAATCGGATTAATCGGTGATCGGGATACAATCATGGGATTCCGGGCTTTGGGTCTCGATACCTACGAAGTCATCACCCGTGAAGATACCGCTGCAGCGTTGCAGAGTGTTATGAAGGAAGACTATGCTCTGATTTTCATGACCGAAAGAACCTACGCCCTGGTTCCTGATCTTTTGCGCGAATTCCGTGAGAGAAGTCTGCCCGTTATCAACATCATACCCGATAATCGCGGCAATTTGGGTCTCGGGATGAAGAGAATGCGCAGCATGGTAGAGAAGGCTGTCGGTGCGGACATTCTGTTCAAGGAAGAGGGAAAATAG